In candidate division Zixibacteria bacterium HGW-Zixibacteria-1, the following are encoded in one genomic region:
- a CDS encoding tungsten formylmethanofuran dehydrogenase, whose amino-acid sequence MPGVRIDKNYCKGCELCVKACPMQILKMSKEINLKGYFFAQLVEPTRCIGCRICAITCPDVAIEVHAHGTQFVLFEY is encoded by the coding sequence ATGCCCGGTGTACGAATAGATAAGAACTACTGTAAAGGATGCGAATTGTGTGTGAAGGCGTGTCCGATGCAGATTTTGAAAATGTCGAAGGAAATAAACCTGAAGGGTTATTTCTTCGCCCAGTTGGTCGAACCGACCAGATGCATCGGCTGTAGGATTTGTGCCATCACCTGTCCCGATGTGGCCATAGAGGTGCATGCCCATGGGACGCAATTCGTTTTATTCGAATATTGA
- a CDS encoding cobalamin biosynthesis protein CbiA encodes MTDESGLRYPALKKRIIAIVGGFGSGKTEVSVNLAKYFAAIEKARVTIVDLDLVNPYFRSREVISELEAMGITAIAPRGNQFYADLPILMPEVKGAIEKSNGKLILDVGGDAQGTRALGSIAESVDPGDYEMLMVLNSRRPQTADVAGCMKTIERIEASARLKFTGLISNTHMIDETTPEILVEGYYLSLEVSRTSGLPVQFVSAKRSILDLTDTSVFACPVLPMTRSMLKPWERKEKPV; translated from the coding sequence ATGACGGATGAGTCCGGTCTGCGCTACCCCGCCTTAAAAAAGAGAATTATCGCCATTGTCGGTGGTTTTGGGAGTGGTAAGACCGAGGTATCCGTAAATCTGGCTAAATACTTTGCCGCGATCGAAAAGGCCCGGGTCACGATTGTTGACCTTGATCTGGTCAATCCTTATTTCCGCAGTCGTGAAGTGATCAGTGAACTTGAAGCCATGGGTATTACGGCCATAGCCCCTCGGGGCAATCAATTTTATGCCGACTTGCCGATACTCATGCCGGAAGTCAAAGGCGCCATTGAAAAAAGTAACGGCAAATTGATTCTTGATGTCGGGGGCGATGCCCAGGGAACCAGGGCTCTTGGCTCTATTGCCGAGTCAGTCGATCCTGGCGATTATGAGATGTTAATGGTTTTAAATAGCCGCCGCCCACAGACAGCCGATGTTGCGGGGTGCATGAAAACCATCGAGAGAATTGAGGCGTCGGCCCGACTGAAATTTACCGGCTTGATTTCGAATACACATATGATAGATGAGACCACCCCGGAAATACTTGTCGAGGGGTATTACCTGTCCCTTGAAGTCAGCCGGACCAGCGGTCTTCCGGTTCAGTTTGTCAGCGCCAAGCGGAGTATTCTCGATTTGACCGATACATCGGTCTTCGCCTGTCCGGTGCTGCCGATGACACGATCGATGTTGAAGCCATGGGAAAGAAAAGAAAAACCGGTTTAA